From Macaca fascicularis isolate 582-1 chromosome 14, T2T-MFA8v1.1, a single genomic window includes:
- the TMEM262 gene encoding cation channel sperm-associated auxiliary subunit TMEM262 isoform X1 codes for MRVEQILGTWDSPQASPHLGMPSSYAGMMLTTAALMLFFLHLGIFISDVHNFCITHHYERMSFHYTVVLMFSQVISICWAAMGSLYAEMTENKYIRCSALTILMLNGAMFFNRLSLDFLAIEYREENH; via the exons ATG AGGGTAGAGCAAATACTTGGAACCTGGGATTCACCCCAGGCCTCCCCTCACCTGGGAATGCCTTCCAGCTATGCAG GCATGATGCTCACCACAGCTGCACTGATGCTCTTCTTCTTACACCTGGGCATCTTCATCAGCGACGTGCACAACTTCTGCATCACCCACCACTACGAACGCATGAGCTTTCACTACACGGTCGTCCTGATG TTCTCCCAGGTGATCAGCATCTGCTGGGCTGCCATGGGGTCACTCTATGCTGAGATGACAGAAAACAAGTACATCCGCTGCTCTGCCCTGACCATCCTGA TGCTCAACGGAGCCATGTTCTTCAACCGCCTGTCCTTGGACTTTCTGGCCATCGAGTACCGGGAGGAGAACCACTGA
- the TMEM262 gene encoding cation channel sperm-associated auxiliary subunit TMEM262 isoform X2: MRLRDRIATFFFPKGMMLTTAALMLFFLHLGIFISDVHNFCITHHYERMSFHYTVVLMFSQVISICWAAMGSLYAEMTENKYIRCSALTILMLNGAMFFNRLSLDFLAIEYREENH, from the exons ATGCGGCTGCGAGACCGCATCGCCACATTCTTCTTCCCAAAAGGCATGATGCTCACCACAGCTGCACTGATGCTCTTCTTCTTACACCTGGGCATCTTCATCAGCGACGTGCACAACTTCTGCATCACCCACCACTACGAACGCATGAGCTTTCACTACACGGTCGTCCTGATG TTCTCCCAGGTGATCAGCATCTGCTGGGCTGCCATGGGGTCACTCTATGCTGAGATGACAGAAAACAAGTACATCCGCTGCTCTGCCCTGACCATCCTGA TGCTCAACGGAGCCATGTTCTTCAACCGCCTGTCCTTGGACTTTCTGGCCATCGAGTACCGGGAGGAGAACCACTGA
- the TMEM262 gene encoding cation channel sperm-associated auxiliary subunit TMEM262 isoform X3, with protein sequence MRLRDRIATFFFPKGMMLTTAALMLFFLHLGIFISDVHNFCITHHYERMSFHYTVVLMFSQVISICWAAMGSLYAEMTENNAQRSHVLQPPVLGLSGHRVPGGEPLRPGESEQG encoded by the exons ATGCGGCTGCGAGACCGCATCGCCACATTCTTCTTCCCAAAAGGCATGATGCTCACCACAGCTGCACTGATGCTCTTCTTCTTACACCTGGGCATCTTCATCAGCGACGTGCACAACTTCTGCATCACCCACCACTACGAACGCATGAGCTTTCACTACACGGTCGTCCTGATG TTCTCCCAGGTGATCAGCATCTGCTGGGCTGCCATGGGGTCACTCTATGCTGAGATGACAGAAAACAA TGCTCAACGGAGCCATGTTCTTCAACCGCCTGTCCTTGGACTTTCTGGCCATCGAGTACCGGGAGGAGAACCACTGAGGCCTGGGGAGTCGGAACAGGGCTGA